The following are encoded in a window of Nibricoccus aquaticus genomic DNA:
- a CDS encoding DNA topoisomerase IB, with protein sequence MASIALMDSAGAAKEAGLRYVTDDSRGITRRRAGKAFRYLMPDGAPVKNADTLARIRSLAIPPAWSDVWICPLTTGHLQATGRDVRNRKQHRYHPEWRAIRDQTKYERMIAFGRVLPALRRKVERDLRRLGTGREKVLAAVTRLLEATLIRVGNEEYVRQNGSFGLSTLRDRHVSIRGGTMHFAFLGKSGKRHAIDLHDPRLAKIVRSAQELPGQTLFQYEDEAGNVQKIASEDVNAYLREIGGEEFSAKDFRTWAATVLAAEALRGFECVHSKVQAKKNVISAIKHVAERLGNTPAICRKSYIHPVILNSYLDGLTVTVMKTRAEKISRGSLTPIEAAVLEFLQKQLTAAQS encoded by the coding sequence ATGGCTTCAATCGCGCTCATGGACAGCGCTGGTGCGGCCAAAGAAGCCGGATTGCGCTATGTCACCGATGATTCCAGAGGGATCACTCGGCGGCGTGCAGGAAAGGCCTTTCGCTACCTGATGCCGGATGGCGCTCCGGTTAAGAACGCCGACACTCTTGCGCGCATCCGCAGTCTGGCGATTCCTCCTGCTTGGTCAGATGTCTGGATTTGTCCGCTTACGACGGGGCATTTGCAGGCGACGGGACGGGATGTCCGTAACCGGAAGCAGCACCGTTATCATCCCGAGTGGAGAGCAATTCGCGATCAGACGAAGTACGAGCGCATGATTGCTTTTGGCCGGGTGCTGCCGGCTCTAAGGCGCAAGGTGGAGCGCGATCTGCGGCGGCTTGGAACTGGCCGTGAGAAAGTGCTGGCAGCCGTCACGAGACTTCTTGAAGCGACGTTGATCCGCGTGGGCAACGAAGAGTATGTGCGGCAAAACGGATCTTTCGGGTTGAGCACACTACGGGACCGGCATGTCTCGATTCGCGGTGGGACGATGCACTTCGCGTTTCTTGGGAAAAGCGGGAAACGGCATGCGATCGATCTTCATGATCCGCGTCTGGCGAAGATCGTTCGCAGTGCGCAGGAACTGCCGGGACAGACACTTTTTCAATATGAGGACGAGGCAGGCAACGTGCAGAAAATCGCCTCTGAAGATGTGAACGCTTATCTGCGGGAAATCGGAGGCGAGGAGTTTTCGGCGAAGGATTTTCGCACGTGGGCGGCGACGGTTCTGGCGGCGGAGGCGCTACGCGGGTTCGAATGCGTGCACTCAAAAGTGCAGGCAAAGAAAAATGTGATTAGCGCGATCAAACATGTAGCCGAGAGGTTGGGGAATACGCCGGCGATCTGCCGGAAGTCGTACATCCATCCCGTGATTTTGAACAGTTACCTGGATGGACTCACGGTAACGGTCATGAAAACACGGGCCGAAAAAATCTCTCGCGGCAGTCTGACACCGATCGAGGCGGCGGTGCTTGAATTTCTTCAGAAGCAATTAACCGCCGCGCAGAGCTGA
- a CDS encoding phosphatase PAP2 family protein gives MPADSREKTSAPRELLSRMIAHPVLKTVGITAFITIFFLGYFELLESPRFPVTVMPLTALDHAIAFAPFSLPIYLSLWVYVCFPPIALRTRRELVAYGWESAAVALIGLGIFLFWPTVIPSPGIDWTQYPNFQFLKSVDAAGNACPSLHVAFAVFSAIRAGRIFRSLSAPLIVHLLNWLWCLAIIYSTLATRQHVALDAAAGAVLGTLGGLFPFAARVRMPGTR, from the coding sequence ATGCCTGCCGACTCCCGGGAAAAAACCTCCGCCCCACGCGAACTCCTCTCCCGGATGATCGCGCACCCAGTGCTCAAGACCGTCGGCATCACTGCGTTCATCACGATCTTCTTCCTCGGCTATTTCGAGCTCCTCGAATCCCCCCGCTTCCCCGTCACCGTGATGCCGCTCACCGCGCTCGATCACGCCATCGCGTTCGCCCCGTTCTCGCTGCCGATCTACCTCTCGCTCTGGGTCTACGTGTGCTTCCCGCCCATCGCGCTCCGCACCCGCCGCGAACTCGTCGCCTACGGCTGGGAATCCGCCGCCGTCGCCCTCATCGGTCTCGGCATCTTCCTTTTCTGGCCCACCGTCATTCCATCGCCCGGCATCGACTGGACCCAGTATCCAAACTTCCAGTTCCTCAAAAGTGTCGACGCCGCCGGCAACGCCTGCCCCTCCCTCCACGTCGCCTTCGCCGTCTTCTCCGCCATCCGCGCCGGCCGCATCTTCCGCAGCCTCTCCGCTCCCCTCATCGTCCATCTGCTCAACTGGCTTTGGTGCCTAGCCATCATCTATTCGACACTCGCCACCCGCCAGCACGTCGCCCTCGACGCCGCCGCCGGTGCCGTCCTCGGCACTCTCGGCGGCCTTTTCCCCTTCGCCGCCCGCGTTCGGATGCCCGGCACCCGCTAG
- a CDS encoding MBL fold metallo-hydrolase, translated as MASSLLPSPSTLSRRDALRFFGLTAATALIAPSLSFGADASPASTPAPTVAQPGFYRFNIGAFEATAFIDGGMAGPTSQLQFWKGHGPDEVSATLKNAFVSPDQIRIPFCVLLVRMGSELVLVDSGSGALFGPIAGQLPSQLAAAGVKPEQITAVILTHAHGDHMGGLLDPVTKAPVFKNARHFIHRHEYAFWTGSSPDLSGANLPEADKQGFIASAKAHLAAIKFDQIKGGEKLLDGLEIIDAPGHTPGHIALLFSSGNDQLLHLVDSVHHHVVSFEHPDWSIAFDSDPATGIETRKKILDRASADRLRVFGAHLPFPGLGHVRILAKGRYEHVLEPWIWA; from the coding sequence ATGGCTTCCTCTCTCCTCCCCAGCCCATCCACGCTCTCACGCCGCGACGCCCTCCGCTTCTTCGGCCTCACCGCCGCCACCGCCCTCATCGCCCCCTCGCTCAGTTTCGGAGCCGATGCTTCGCCCGCCAGCACTCCCGCCCCCACCGTCGCGCAACCCGGCTTCTACCGCTTCAACATCGGCGCCTTCGAAGCCACCGCCTTCATCGACGGCGGCATGGCCGGCCCAACTTCCCAGCTCCAATTCTGGAAAGGCCACGGCCCCGATGAAGTCAGCGCCACTCTCAAAAACGCCTTCGTTTCCCCTGACCAGATCCGCATTCCCTTCTGCGTTCTCCTCGTTCGCATGGGCTCCGAACTCGTCCTCGTCGATTCCGGCTCCGGCGCTCTCTTCGGCCCCATCGCCGGGCAACTTCCCTCCCAACTCGCCGCCGCCGGTGTGAAGCCCGAACAGATCACCGCCGTCATCCTCACCCACGCCCATGGCGACCACATGGGCGGCCTGCTCGATCCCGTCACCAAAGCCCCCGTATTCAAAAACGCGCGCCACTTCATCCACCGCCACGAGTACGCCTTCTGGACCGGCTCCTCTCCTGATCTTTCCGGCGCCAATCTGCCCGAAGCCGACAAACAAGGCTTCATCGCCAGTGCCAAAGCCCACCTCGCCGCCATTAAGTTCGACCAGATTAAAGGCGGCGAAAAACTCCTCGACGGTCTCGAAATCATCGACGCTCCCGGTCACACCCCCGGCCACATCGCCCTCCTCTTCTCCTCGGGCAACGATCAGCTCCTCCACCTCGTCGATTCCGTCCATCATCACGTGGTCTCGTTCGAGCATCCTGATTGGAGCATCGCCTTCGACTCCGATCCCGCCACCGGCATCGAGACCCGCAAAAAAATCCTCGACCGTGCCAGTGCCGACCGCCTCCGCGTTTTCGGTGCGCACCTCCCGTTTCCCGGCCTCGGCCACGTCCGCATCCTCGCCAAAGGCCGCTACGAGCATGTCCTCGAGCCTTGGATCTGGGCTTAA
- a CDS encoding VOC family protein, whose protein sequence is MPQFLSAVSLLVRDYDEAIAWYTKVLAFDLVEDNPLGSGKRWVVIAPPGSRETRLLLAQPKNDTERASIGHQAGGRVFLFLHTDDFARDHAAMLARGVKFHESPRHEPYGTVAVFEDLSGNKWDLLQHRASSTGIESR, encoded by the coding sequence ATGCCTCAGTTCCTCAGCGCCGTTTCCCTCCTCGTCCGCGACTACGACGAAGCCATCGCGTGGTACACGAAGGTCCTCGCTTTCGATCTCGTCGAAGACAACCCGCTAGGCTCCGGCAAACGCTGGGTCGTGATCGCCCCGCCCGGCTCGCGCGAAACCCGCCTGCTCCTCGCCCAGCCTAAAAACGACACCGAGCGCGCCAGCATCGGCCATCAAGCCGGCGGCCGCGTTTTCCTCTTTCTCCACACCGATGACTTCGCCCGCGACCACGCCGCCATGCTCGCACGCGGCGTGAAATTCCACGAATCCCCCCGCCACGAACCCTACGGCACCGTCGCCGTCTTCGAAGACCTCTCCGGCAACAAGTGGGATCTGCTCCAACATCGAGCTTCCTCTACTGGCATCGAGTCACGCTGA
- a CDS encoding transglutaminase-like domain-containing protein has protein sequence MTSPRRSPVFDITLRVGCNLTYEVTGRATLLLNVQPLRDRQHLVLAESLSLGPNLPAEEFVDSHGNHVFRLDLRPGTNVIKHDAIVSVSSKPDNHDLTDKRPTPVEELPPEYLRYTLPSRYCDSDKLTNFAWEKFGHVEHGWPRVQAISLWLHQNIKYTYMSGRPDLSAWDILQRGYGVCRDFAHLAVALNRTFNIPTRYVTGHLPDIAYPDPENHMDFHAYAEVYLGGHWHTTDARFHVPRIGRVKVSCGLDAVDGAFSTIYGGATLSFFQVFAYQIAPGTVTVGDPLDFTQRLDNQVNIQTNALADNAR, from the coding sequence ATGACTTCCCCCCGCCGCTCGCCCGTTTTCGACATCACGCTGCGCGTCGGCTGCAACCTCACCTACGAAGTCACCGGCCGCGCCACCCTGCTCCTCAACGTCCAGCCCCTCCGCGACCGCCAGCACCTTGTCCTCGCCGAAAGCCTCAGCCTCGGCCCAAACCTCCCCGCCGAGGAATTCGTGGACAGCCACGGCAATCACGTCTTCCGCCTCGATCTGCGCCCCGGTACCAACGTCATCAAACACGACGCCATCGTCTCCGTCTCCTCGAAGCCCGACAACCACGACCTCACCGACAAACGCCCCACGCCCGTCGAGGAACTCCCGCCAGAGTATCTCCGCTACACACTCCCCAGCCGCTACTGCGACTCCGACAAACTCACCAACTTCGCCTGGGAAAAATTCGGCCACGTCGAACACGGCTGGCCCCGCGTCCAGGCCATCAGCCTCTGGCTGCATCAGAACATCAAGTACACCTACATGTCCGGCCGCCCCGATCTCTCCGCGTGGGATATTCTCCAGCGCGGTTACGGCGTCTGCCGCGACTTCGCCCACCTCGCCGTCGCCCTCAACCGCACGTTCAACATTCCCACCCGCTACGTCACCGGCCACCTGCCCGACATCGCTTATCCCGATCCGGAAAATCACATGGATTTCCACGCCTACGCCGAAGTCTATCTCGGTGGCCACTGGCACACCACCGACGCCCGCTTCCACGTCCCCCGCATCGGCCGCGTCAAAGTCTCCTGCGGCCTCGACGCCGTGGACGGCGCCTTCTCCACCATCTACGGCGGCGCCACGCTCAGCTTCTTCCAAGTCTTCGCCTACCAAATCGCCCCCGGCACCGTTACCGTCGGCGACCCGCTAGACTTCACCCAGCGCCTCGACAATCAGGTCAACATCCAGACCAACGCCCTCGCGGACAACGCTCGCTGA